In the Nicotiana tabacum cultivar K326 chromosome 16, ASM71507v2, whole genome shotgun sequence genome, one interval contains:
- the LOC107790240 gene encoding cryptochrome-1, whose protein sequence is MSGGGCSIVWFRRDLRVEDNPALAAGVRAGAVIAVFIWAPEEEGHYYPGRVSRWWLKQSLAHLDSSLKSLGTSLVTKRSTDSISSLLEIVKSTGATQLFFNHLYDPISLVRDHRAKEVLTAQGISVRSFNADLLYEPWEVNDEEGRPFTTFSAFWEKCLSMPYDPEAPLLPPKRIIPGDASRCSSDSLVFEDESEKGSNALLARAWSPGWSNADKALTTFVNGPLLEYSQNRRKADSATTSFLSPHLHFGEVSVRKVFHFVRIKQVLWANEGNKAGEESVNLFLKSIGLREYSRYMSFNHPYSHERPLLGHLRYFPWVVDEGYFKAWRQGRTGYPLVDAGMRELWATGWLHDRIRVVVSSFFVKVLQLPWRWGMKYFWDTLLDADLESDALGWQYISGTLPDGREFDRIDNPQFVGYKCDPHGEYVRRWLPELSRLPTEWIHHPWNAPESVLEAAGIELGSNYPLPIVEIDSAKVRLEQALSQMWQHEAASRAAVENGMEEGHGDSADSPIAFPQAMHMEMDHEPVRNNNPVIVTVRRYEDQMVPSMTSSLFRVDDEETSVNIRNSVVDTRAEVPNDVNVTEGPRRDTLDQAVTQPARTNTTPPQFNFVVGRRNSEDSTAESSSSTRERDGGVVPVWSPSSTNYSDQYVGDDNGIGTSSSYLQRHPQSHQLMNWQRLSQTG, encoded by the exons ATGTCAGGTGGTGGTTGTAGCATAGTATGGTTTAGAAGGGATCTGAGAGTAGAAGATAATCCAGCTTTAGCTGCAGGAGTAAGAGCAGGAGCAGTAATTGCAGTGTTTATATGGGCACCTGAAGAAGAAGGTCATTATTATCCTGGTAGAGTTTCAAGATGGTGGCTTAAGCAAAGTTTGGCTCATCTTGATTCATCTTTGAAAAGTCTTGGCACTTCTCTTGTTACTAAAAGATCTACTGATAGTATTTCTTCTCTTCTTGAAATTGTTAAATCTACTGGTGCTACTCAGCTCTTCTTCAATCATTTATATG ATCCAATTTCACTTGTTAGAGATCATCGCGCAAAAGAAGTGTTAACTGCTCAAGGTATTTCTGTGCGCTCCTTTAATGCCGATTTGCTCTATGAACCATGGGAAGTTAATGATGAAGAAGGTCGCCCGTTCACAACATTTTctgctttttgggaaaaatgcctTAGCATGCCTTATGATCCTGAAGCTCCACTTCTCCCTCCTAAAAGGATTATACCTG GTGATGCATCAAGATGCTCTTCGGACAGCTTGGTATTTGAAGATGAATCAGAGAAAGGAAGCAATGCACTTCTCGCTCGAGCATGGTCACCAGGGTGGAGCAATGCTGATAAAGCACTAACTACTTTCGTTAATGGACCATTACTTGAATACTCACAGAACCGCAGGAAAGCTGATAGTGCGACGACTTCCTTTCTGTCTCCACATTTACACTTCGGGGAAGTCAGCGTTCGTAAGGTATTCCATTTTGTTCGCATCAAACAAGTTCTCTGGGCCAATGAAGGAAATAAAGCTGGTGAAGAGAGTGTCAATTTGTTCCTCAAGTCCATTGGACTTAGGGAATACTCCAGATACATGAGTTTTAATCATCCTTATAGCCATGAAAGGCCGCTGCTTGGTCACCTAAGGTACTTTCCATGGGTAGTGGATGAGGGTTATTTTAAGGCGTGGAGGCAAGGTAGAACAGGTTATCCTTTGGTTGATGCTGGTATGAGAGAGCTATGGGCAACGGGCTGGCTACATGATCGTATCAGAGTCGTGGTATCTAGTTTCTTTGTGAAGGTTCTGCAGCTTCCGTGGAGGTGGGGAATGAAGTATTTTTGGGACACATTGTTAGATGCAGATCTTGAGAGCGATGCTCTTGGTTGGCAATATATCTCTGGTACCCTACCTGATGGTCGTGAGTTTGATCGGATTGATAATCCACAG TTTGTGGGATACAAGTGTGACCCTCATGGGGAATATGTGCGGCGGTGGCTTCCTGAACTGTCTAGGCTTCCCACTGAATGGATACACCACCCGTGGAATGCACCAGAATCTGTACTTGAAGCTGCTGGCATTGAGCTGGGTTCCAATTATCCTCTTCCCATCGTCGAAATTGATTCAGCAAAAGTAAGACTAGAACAAGCCCTATCACAAATGTGGCAGCACGAAGCAGCTTCACGAGCTGCGGTTGAGAATGGTATGGAAGAAGGACACGGTGACTCTGCTGACTCCCCAATAGCATTTCCTCAGGCCATGCATATGGAAATGGACCACGAACCAGTTAGGAACAATAACCCCGTTATAGTTACTGTTCGACGCTATGAAGATCAGATGGTCCCAAGCATGACATCGTCTTTGTTCAGAGTTGATGATGAAGAAACCTCAGTGAATATCAGAAATTCAGTAGTGGACACTAGAGCCGAAGTTCCAAACGACGTCAATGTAACTGAAGGTCCTAGGAGAGACACACTCGACCAAGCTGTCACACAACCAGCTCGAACAAACACCACTCCGCCACAGTTTAATTTTGTGGTTGGTAGGAGAAATTCTGAAGATTCTACAGCAGAATCTTCCAGTAGTACTAGAGAAAGGGACGGGGGTGTAGTTCCCGTATGGTCTCCCTCAAGTACTAATTATTCCGACCAATATGTTGGTGATGACAATGGTATTGGGACCAGTTCATCTTACTTGCAAAGGCATCCACAGTCTCACCAGCTAATGAATTGGCAGCGGCTTTCTCAAACAGG GTGA